From a single Sphingobium sp. genomic region:
- a CDS encoding OmpW family outer membrane protein, which produces MKTTTKMLAMAAFATMAASPALAEDPQGKIQVKAFATLVDPSAKITKVNTDRIGLAAGSQTKADTNVTPTVAIEYFLTPNVSVETIAGVTQHDVVGAGALAGARLVSNANIIPATVTAKYHLDLGGGFKPYLGAGPSYFIIFGEEPDATARTLGATRVDLSNELGLALQGGIDFALDDSGLGLSLDAKRYFMNTTARFFAGNALALSTKHELDPWVVSAGISYRF; this is translated from the coding sequence ATGAAAACTACCACAAAAATGTTGGCAATGGCCGCTTTCGCGACCATGGCCGCGTCTCCCGCATTAGCCGAAGACCCGCAGGGCAAAATTCAGGTCAAGGCTTTTGCAACGCTGGTTGATCCCAGCGCCAAGATCACAAAGGTTAACACTGACCGCATCGGGCTTGCGGCAGGTTCCCAGACCAAGGCCGACACCAATGTGACGCCGACGGTTGCCATTGAATATTTCCTGACGCCCAATGTGTCCGTCGAGACAATCGCCGGCGTCACCCAACATGATGTTGTTGGCGCAGGCGCACTGGCCGGGGCAAGGCTGGTTTCCAACGCCAACATCATTCCTGCAACTGTCACCGCAAAATATCATCTTGACCTTGGCGGCGGGTTCAAACCCTATCTGGGCGCAGGACCAAGCTATTTCATCATTTTCGGTGAGGAGCCGGATGCGACCGCACGCACGCTGGGCGCAACGCGTGTCGACCTTTCGAACGAACTCGGTCTTGCGCTGCAGGGTGGTATCGATTTTGCCCTCGACGATAGCGGCCTTGGCCTGTCGCTCGATGCAAAGCGGTATTTCATGAACACAACCGCCCGCTTTTTTGCTGGCAACGCTCTGGCGCTCAGCACCAAGCATGAACTTGACCCCTGGGTCGTCAGCGCCGGTATCAGCTACCGCTTCTGA
- a CDS encoding ABC transporter ATP-binding protein: protein MNDAAISIRDLCKTYASGKQALDGVSFDVQRGSIFGLLGPNGAGKSTLINILAGMVQKSAGTASIWGFDIDANPRNAKASIGIVPQEIMFDPFFTPFETLELYAGLYGVPKAKRRSMELLRAVRLEDKANAYARTLSGGMKRRLLVAKAMVHSPPVIVLDEPTAGVDIELRQQLWDYVVELNKGGTTVVLTTHYLEEAEQLCDRIAIINHGRLIADKPTRELVGMAREKAVLLTLDRDIDTVPAHPAFEKVERIADRTIEITYNKDRMNAGEVLAAVQGLGLGIIDVTTKEADLEDVFLSLTSGSAE from the coding sequence ATGAATGATGCAGCTATTTCGATCCGCGATCTTTGCAAAACCTATGCCTCTGGGAAACAGGCGCTAGATGGCGTCAGTTTCGATGTTCAGCGCGGGTCGATATTCGGCCTGCTTGGTCCCAATGGTGCGGGTAAATCTACGCTGATCAATATCCTTGCCGGCATGGTGCAGAAAAGCGCCGGCACGGCGAGCATCTGGGGTTTCGATATCGATGCCAACCCGCGCAATGCAAAGGCATCTATCGGCATTGTGCCTCAGGAAATCATGTTCGACCCCTTTTTCACGCCGTTTGAGACACTGGAACTTTATGCGGGCCTTTATGGCGTGCCTAAGGCCAAGCGGCGCTCGATGGAGTTGTTGCGGGCGGTAAGGCTGGAAGATAAGGCCAATGCCTATGCCCGCACGCTTTCAGGCGGGATGAAGCGGCGGTTGCTGGTGGCAAAGGCAATGGTGCATTCGCCGCCGGTAATTGTGCTCGACGAACCGACCGCCGGGGTCGATATCGAGTTGCGCCAGCAATTGTGGGATTATGTGGTCGAATTGAACAAGGGTGGCACCACCGTCGTTCTGACCACCCATTATCTCGAAGAGGCGGAGCAATTGTGCGACCGGATCGCGATCATCAACCATGGCCGGTTGATTGCGGATAAGCCGACGCGCGAACTGGTGGGAATGGCGCGCGAGAAAGCCGTTCTCCTGACCCTTGACCGCGATATTGATACCGTGCCTGCGCATCCTGCATTTGAAAAGGTGGAACGGATCGCCGACCGTACGATAGAGATCACCTATAACAAGGACCGCATGAACGCGGGAGAGGTGCTTGCAGCCGTTCAAGGCCTGGGCCTGGGCATCATAGATGTGACCACCAAGGAGGCCGATCTTGAGGATGTGTTCCTCAGCCTCACCAGCGGATCGGCCGAATAG
- a CDS encoding DUF4402 domain-containing protein, with protein MSLTCIGFVTPAHADAERTQSQVGVVTRLSFIQTEELSFGQIFASNASGTITVAPSGVRSRTGGVTLTGNTHHTAIFAGFGQPNQRVQISLGSNSIFLTGPGTRMRAHTFVIGSTPTAVLTTTPRVFRIATPSGGFAFPVGATLDVNANQAPGTYRGTWTITLNYQ; from the coding sequence GTGTCGCTGACCTGTATCGGCTTCGTGACGCCTGCACATGCAGATGCCGAACGCACCCAATCACAAGTTGGCGTGGTCACGCGGCTCAGCTTCATCCAAACGGAAGAACTCAGTTTCGGCCAGATCTTCGCCAGCAATGCCAGTGGCACCATTACAGTCGCCCCCAGTGGCGTGCGATCACGCACAGGCGGCGTCACATTGACCGGCAACACACATCATACTGCCATTTTTGCCGGTTTCGGTCAGCCAAACCAGCGCGTCCAGATCTCGCTGGGCAGCAACAGCATTTTCCTGACAGGCCCGGGAACGCGGATGCGGGCGCACACATTTGTCATTGGTAGCACACCGACCGCCGTGCTTACGACGACGCCGCGCGTCTTTCGTATTGCCACGCCCAGCGGCGGCTTTGCCTTTCCAGTCGGTGCAACGCTTGACGTCAATGCCAACCAGGCGCCCGGCACATATCGCGGCACTTGGACCATTACGCTGAATTACCAGTAA
- a CDS encoding zinc-finger domain-containing protein — MTQAPETLFVRTRRIACDGSGDSVPAALGHPRVWLEIDESGYVECGYCDRRFVLVGGPADKGEAKTG, encoded by the coding sequence ATGACCCAAGCTCCTGAAACTCTTTTCGTCCGCACCCGCCGCATCGCCTGCGATGGCAGCGGTGATAGTGTGCCCGCAGCGCTCGGCCACCCGCGCGTGTGGCTGGAAATCGACGAAAGCGGCTATGTCGAATGCGGTTATTGCGACCGCCGTTTCGTGCTGGTCGGCGGCCCGGCGGACAAGGGCGAAGCGAAGACAGGCTGA